From the Equus przewalskii isolate Varuska chromosome 19, EquPr2, whole genome shotgun sequence genome, one window contains:
- the LHFPL5 gene encoding LHFPL tetraspan subfamily member 5 protein isoform X1 translates to MVKLLPAQEAAKIYHTNYVRNSRAVGVMWGTLTICFSVLVMALFIQPYWIGDSVNTPQAGYFGLFSYCVGNVLSSELICKGGPLDFSSIPSRAFKTAMFFVALAMFLIIGSIICFSLFFVCNTATVYKICAWMQLAAATGLMIGCLVYPDGWDSSEVRRMCGEQTGKYTLGQCTIRWAFMLAILSIGDALILSFLAFVLGYRQDKLLPDDYKADGKGYFLLLSLIRIFPVCVEGLTFSVHQFHLLVTGPGLSHTLVNPKMPTPSRCHYEGPAAPQRPL, encoded by the exons ATGGTGAAGTTGCTGCCTGCCCAGGAGGCAGCCAAGATCTACCATACCAACTATGTGCGGAACTCGAGGGCCGTGGGTGTGATGTGGGGCACGCTCACCATCTGCTTCTCTGTGCTGGTCATGGCCCTCTTCATCCAGCCCTACTGGATCGGTGACAGCGTCAACACACCCCAGGCAGGCTACTTCGGCCTTTTCTCCTACTGTGTGGGCAACGTGCTGTCCTCCGAGCTCATCTGCAAGGGTGGCCCGCTGGACTTCTCCTCCATCCCCTCTAGAGCCTTCAAGACTGCCATGTTCTTTGTGGCCTTGGCCATGTTCCTCATCATTGGCTCCATCATCTGCTTCAGCCTGTTCTTTGTCTGCAACACGGCCACCGTCTACAAGATCTGCGCATGGATGCAGCTGGCTGCGG ccacaGGCCTGATGATTGGCTGCCTCGTCTACCCTGATGGATGGGACTCCAGCGAGGTGCGGCGCATGTGCGGGGAGCAGACGGGCAAGTACACGCTGGGCCAGTGCACCATCCGCTGGGCCTTCATGCTGGCCATCCTGAGCATCGGGGACGccctcattctctccttcctggccTTCGTGCTGGGCTACCGGCAGGACAAGCTCCTCCCTGACGACTACAAGGCGGACGGAAAAG ggtACTTTCTGCTCCTGTCTCTCATTAGGATCTTTCCTGTCTGTGTTGAGGGGCTAACTTTTTCAGTGCATCAATTTCATCTCCTAGTCACAGGACCAGGCCTGTCTCACACCCTCGTGAATCCCAAAATGCCTACTCCCAGCAGGTGCCACTATGAGGGGCCTGCTGCACCTCAGAGACCTCTCTAG
- the LHFPL5 gene encoding LHFPL tetraspan subfamily member 5 protein isoform X2: MVKLLPAQEAAKIYHTNYVRNSRAVGVMWGTLTICFSVLVMALFIQPYWIGDSVNTPQAGYFGLFSYCVGNVLSSELICKGGPLDFSSIPSRAFKTAMFFVALAMFLIIGSIICFSLFFVCNTATVYKICAWMQLAAATGLMIGCLVYPDGWDSSEVRRMCGEQTGKYTLGQCTIRWAFMLAILSIGDALILSFLAFVLGYRQDKLLPDDYKADGKEEV; the protein is encoded by the exons ATGGTGAAGTTGCTGCCTGCCCAGGAGGCAGCCAAGATCTACCATACCAACTATGTGCGGAACTCGAGGGCCGTGGGTGTGATGTGGGGCACGCTCACCATCTGCTTCTCTGTGCTGGTCATGGCCCTCTTCATCCAGCCCTACTGGATCGGTGACAGCGTCAACACACCCCAGGCAGGCTACTTCGGCCTTTTCTCCTACTGTGTGGGCAACGTGCTGTCCTCCGAGCTCATCTGCAAGGGTGGCCCGCTGGACTTCTCCTCCATCCCCTCTAGAGCCTTCAAGACTGCCATGTTCTTTGTGGCCTTGGCCATGTTCCTCATCATTGGCTCCATCATCTGCTTCAGCCTGTTCTTTGTCTGCAACACGGCCACCGTCTACAAGATCTGCGCATGGATGCAGCTGGCTGCGG ccacaGGCCTGATGATTGGCTGCCTCGTCTACCCTGATGGATGGGACTCCAGCGAGGTGCGGCGCATGTGCGGGGAGCAGACGGGCAAGTACACGCTGGGCCAGTGCACCATCCGCTGGGCCTTCATGCTGGCCATCCTGAGCATCGGGGACGccctcattctctccttcctggccTTCGTGCTGGGCTACCGGCAGGACAAGCTCCTCCCTGACGACTACAAGGCGGACGGAAAAG AGGAAGTCTGA